From the genome of Methanothrix soehngenii GP6:
GCTCCAGAGGCATGCAATTGACCAGCTCCACCAGCAGAAGGGCAGCGATGATAGCGGTGATGACGCTGGACACTAATCCCAGGCCGACGATCATCACAAAGGCGACTGCTTTAATGGATACATTATCCAGGACATAGCTCATTGCGCTCTGAGCTCGGCTACGGCCGTAGTGGAAGGCCATCCCTGCCACCAGCACCGCAGGCACGATGCCCTTTACCACCGGCTCCATAACCGCCTCTTCCACCAGCCTCATCTCCCAGACGCCGGCTATGGTGACGGAGAGCACTCCCATCACAAATAAGAATGCCTCGAGGTTATGCTCGATCTTCTTCACGGTAAAGGGTCCAATCAGCACTGCCAGGGCTACCAATCCCAAACCAATATCGACCGCTGTTATGCCATAGCCCAGATTGACCGTTGCAGTCTGGAGCATCGAGATTCTGCTTGCTGCGGCGGCAGACGCTATGGCCACAGCCAGACTCGCCGCAGCCGATAGGAGCATATAAAATCCATTGTCAGCTTGGGTAGAATGCGATCTCAAGTGCCTGGTTATGGCCACGAATGACACGGCCCAGGTCGCAACTATTGCCACGGCCAAAGCGATGTTAGTCGTTGTCATCAAACCAATGGTGGAAGGAGAGTTCAGCATCTTCAATATCTCGCTTCCGGCTGCGGCAGACGCTATCGCTACAGCCAGACTCGTCGCAGTGGAGAAGAGTATATAAAAACCATTGTCAGCTTGAGTGGAATGCGATTTCAAGTGCCTGGTTATGGCTACAAAGGATATGCCCCAGATTAATACCACCGCTATTGCCAAAATGATATCTGCCGTTGTCACCAAACGCATGCCGGTGGGAGCAGTCTGTACCATTAACAGCTTACTTCCGGCTGCAACTGCTATTGCCACTGCGAGACTTGCAAATATGGAGAAGAGCATGTAAAACCCATTGTCGTCATGGGTGGCGTGCGATCTAAGGTATTTATTGATCGCCGCGAAAGATAAGCCCCAGCTCGTCAATGCTGCAATCGAGGCTATTATGCTTGCGGTTTCTATGCCTGCATACATCTTCGTTCACCTTTGATTTTTTAATTCTCCCGTCCATTCTCCTCAGATGTTGACTCCAAACGCTACACCAGTGAAACGGCGGCGACGCACCCCGCTGCAAGCAGACGGGGCATCCGAGGCGTCGCCGCATAAAGATAGTACTACTCGGATCTGATCAAATCCCTAAGTTGGACACGGATGCCCTTTATCCCCGATGCAAGCATCGGGGTATTGCGGCAAAAAAATAATAAGAAGGAGGGCTCCTGCAAACATGCATACCCTTGCACTCCAAATTGCTATTCTTTTATGAGCGGACGCTCTTCCATGAGCCTGCTTCCTTATCGAGTTCATATTCTCCTCGGCGAAGAACATAGATATCAAGCCAAGGGCCAATATGCTCAGGAATATGTACAGGCTTTGCAGTTCCGGCGGCAAGAAGCCTGCTGAAGGAAGCTCACCTTGCATTCTTGTAATAGCTATTGCCGAGGATGATCCATCTACCAGAGCCAGAGCGGCTCCTAGAGAAATGGAAAGACATCCCAATATGGTAATTTTTGCCCTCGTCTTCCGCATGAGTGGCAGATGATTCACTGCTTCCACTAGCATAAAGAATGAGAGTATTGGTGTAATAATAGCAGCCAATAGTCCCAGCACAATGACAATCTCCAGGAAGATCACTTTCATTGTGATCCTATCTAAGAGGATGGCGTTTATGTTGTGCAAGAAGTCGGGCCTGATATAGTGTGCTATCAATCCAGCCAGCAATACAGTTAGCACTATGCCGACTACTAATGGTTCTTGGATCGCTTCTTCAACTATGCCTATATGCCAGGATCTTGAGATAGCAACGGCGCATATGCTCATTAGTAATAAGAACATCTCAAGGTTTTGTTCAATCCTTTTGATCAATAGAGGACCCAAGAGCACGGCCAAAAATATGGGAATCAACCCTATTTCGACTCCTGCATACATTTTCGTTCACCTTTCTAATCCATAATTCATATTTCTGATTCTTTTCCAGAAGTTGACTCAGTACGCCGCCTTAACTATTGAAAACAGAGGTGATGCAAGCATCACCTCTAAAGGGCAAACTCAATGTGGAAAGGTATGTAGAATACCCACACATAGTAGACCAGCATCATCACCAGTCCCAGGGGGACGCCAAGCTTTGCCCAATCTTTACTGCTGATGTTCAGCTTCTGGGCGGATATGATGTTGGGGATGTTTCCTGGGATCAGCATACCACCGGCGATGAGAAGCCCCATGAGAACCGCCTGAATCTGGGTTATCTCCATGGCTGGGCTGAGTTCAGCTGCAGTCATAGTAGCGTTGTCCAATATGGCCGAGATCGAGTTCACCCAGTAAAGGATCTGAGGCGGCACAGTCAAAAGATACTTGTCGATCGCGATCTTCATGCCGCCACCCAGGAGCAACAGGGCTGCCACGAAGAGATAAACCTTGGCGCCTCTTATGACCACATCTCTGAGAGTCTCCGTCTCCTCAGCGGCGACGTGGCAGGCCTCTTGGCTCTTCTTGCCCGTGAAGGCCACGGCCAATGCGCCCATGGCCAGTACGCCGGGGATGATATAGATGGCAAGTTGATTGAAGAGGAAGAAGAATCCGGCATTATAGGGCGCTCCCTGCAGCTTTGTAACGGCGATGGTGGACAGTGGCTCGCCTACCGGAGTAAGGACTGCACCCAGGCCGATAGAGAAGCAGGCGATGATGACCAGATTGATCTTGGTCTGGCGGTCGATGGGCATACAGTTTACAAGCTCTACCAGCAGCAGGGCAGAGATTATGGCCGTGATGACGCTGGATGCCAGTCCCAGGATGACTACCATTAGGAACACGACGAGCTTGATGGAGACTTTGTCCAGGATAGCGGCCATGGCGTTCTGAGCGTAAGAGCGGCCATAGTGGAAGAGCAGACCGGCAACCAGAACCGCAGGCACGATGCCCTTTACCACTGGCTCCATAG
Proteins encoded in this window:
- a CDS encoding DUF1646 family protein, with translation MYAGVEIGLIPIFLAVLLGPLLIKRIEQNLEMFLLLMSICAVAISRSWHIGIVEEAIQEPLVVGIVLTVLLAGLIAHYIRPDFLHNINAILLDRITMKVIFLEIVIVLGLLAAIITPILSFFMLVEAVNHLPLMRKTRAKITILGCLSISLGAALALVDGSSSAIAITRMQGELPSAGFLPPELQSLYIFLSILALGLISMFFAEENMNSIRKQAHGRASAHKRIAIWSARVCMFAGALLLIIFLPQYPDACIGDKGHPCPT
- a CDS encoding DUF1646 family protein, which translates into the protein MVSPTLVDIGLFAIVLVVLVGPFMVKKIEHNLEAFLFVMGVLAVTIAGFESRAVLEAIGYNHEQIAEVGWNMKLIMEAAMEPVVKGIVPAVLVAGLLFHYGRSYAQNAMAAILDKVSIKLVVFLMVVILGLASSVITAIISALLLVELVNCMPIDRQTKINLVIIACFSIGLGAVLTPVGEPLSTIAVTKLQGAPYNAGFFFLFNQLAIYIIPGVLAMGALAVAFTGKKSQEACHVAAEETETLRDVVIRGAKVYLFVAALLLLGGGMKIAIDKYLLTVPPQILYWVNSISAILDNATMTAAELSPAMEITQIQAVLMGLLIAGGMLIPGNIPNIISAQKLNISSKDWAKLGVPLGLVMMLVYYVWVFYIPFHIEFAL